Proteins encoded within one genomic window of Rhododendron vialii isolate Sample 1 chromosome 1a, ASM3025357v1:
- the LOC131332339 gene encoding pheromone-processing carboxypeptidase KEX1 yields the protein MDEKNFVDVSSFMLLEATGDSEADSHELNMASGDASYYGNDDDGDAESCISDMLESKPIFELRDPRGPRHHYGYHNDGGDDEKRIIDQDLANDDDDDDDTGNSHDDQDPLHVDDGDGDDDDDDDDDDDDEVVMKSTAKTRQHKKSKVCVDSTMGLLNEMEKSRLFWEACLAS from the coding sequence ATGGATGAAAAGAATTTTGTTGATGTGTCTTCCTTCATGCTGTTGGAGGCCACGGGTGACTCAGAGGCTGATTCTCATGAGCTCAACATGGCTTCAGGGGATGCTAGTTATTATGGTAACGACGACGACGGCGATGCAGAGTCATGCATCTCTGATATGTTGGAGAGTAAGCCCATTTTTGAGCTCAGGGATCCAAGAGGACCAAGACATCATTATGGTTATCACAATGATGGCGGTGATGATGAGAAGAGAATCATTGATCAAGATTTGGCTAatgatgacgacgacgacgacgatacGGGAAATTCCCATGATGATCAAGACCCTCTTCATGTTGATGATGGCGATggtgacgacgacgacgacgacgacgacgacgacgacgacgaggtgGTTATGAAGAGCACTGCCAAAACTAGGCAACACAAGAAATCAAAGGTTTGTGTTGATTCAACCATGGGATTGTTGAATGAGATGGAAAAGAGCAGGCTTTTCTGGGAGGCTTGCTTGGCAtcttga